In the Hyphomicrobiales bacterium genome, one interval contains:
- a CDS encoding conserved hypothetical protein (Evidence 4 : Unknown function but conserved in other organisms) translates to MRTRQDDPFGEMLERQLKTEQSQLLRETSETTDAFIAKVKSICSPSFAAAGRLKVTDLEKLEEAFDGTLGDVTSLYSRNMERATKTAFRNEYAFERLRLHASPGDAADLSWLWTTNFYAKSKIVILENSRLPFAWSTHAMARMMQRGLTHHDPRSAMAKQVLECSFLISVAADLIEAEGLPPRFAIPVADGILAGFVGHIPTVDRGSFRLMMTRDIAGIDYIGPAALSWRGQQGQSTTGWLGRTFLGADMLGPAERQYIYDFSRMQRRYRLAAKEAAHLLITMTSVMKPPEELSQGVSESLREAYEDATAEMREFLNKFQRTKICGVERGSKRRRSWIEQQEELQMEEALSVGM, encoded by the coding sequence ATGCGAACCAGACAGGACGACCCTTTCGGCGAGATGCTCGAACGGCAGTTGAAGACCGAGCAAAGCCAGCTGCTTCGGGAAACCAGCGAAACGACCGACGCTTTTATCGCCAAGGTGAAAAGCATCTGCTCGCCGAGCTTCGCCGCGGCCGGGCGTCTGAAAGTGACGGACCTGGAGAAGCTGGAAGAGGCGTTCGACGGGACCCTCGGCGACGTGACCTCGCTCTATTCCCGCAATATGGAGCGCGCAACGAAGACGGCCTTCCGCAACGAATACGCGTTCGAGCGGCTTCGGCTACATGCCTCGCCTGGCGATGCCGCCGACCTTTCCTGGTTATGGACCACCAACTTTTACGCCAAGAGCAAGATCGTGATCCTGGAGAATTCGCGGCTGCCCTTCGCGTGGAGCACGCATGCCATGGCGAGGATGATGCAGAGAGGTCTCACGCATCACGATCCACGCAGCGCAATGGCCAAGCAGGTGCTGGAATGCAGCTTCCTGATCTCGGTAGCCGCCGATCTGATCGAGGCGGAGGGTCTGCCGCCCCGCTTCGCTATCCCCGTCGCGGATGGCATCCTCGCTGGTTTCGTCGGCCACATTCCCACGGTGGATCGCGGTTCGTTTCGGCTGATGATGACTCGGGACATCGCCGGGATCGACTATATCGGGCCGGCTGCCTTGTCCTGGCGCGGCCAGCAGGGCCAGTCCACGACCGGTTGGCTCGGGCGAACCTTTCTCGGGGCGGACATGCTTGGTCCCGCCGAGCGGCAGTACATCTACGATTTCAGCCGCATGCAGCGCCGGTATCGGCTGGCCGCCAAGGAGGCGGCGCATCTGCTCATCACCATGACATCGGTGATGAAACCACCGGAGGAGCTATCGCAGGGCGTCTCGGAAAGCCTCAGGGAGGCCTATGAGGATGCGACCGCCGAGATGCGTGAGTTCCTCAACAAGTTCCAGCGGACGAAGATCTGCGGCGTCGAGCGCGGCAGCAAGCGCCGACGCTCCTGGATCGAGCAGCAGGAGGAGCTGCAGATGGAGGAAGCACTGTCCGTCGGGATGTAG
- a CDS encoding conserved hypothetical protein (Evidence 4 : Unknown function but conserved in other organisms) gives MQRAMSVEIIQGENDQVAGFILMPSGWAEHESGIDRLLRWAGIRLVSDPEGIGSRSAEEVPLSLDFNVTAKVRLAGSRKHHKVAVLQIGPSTISPRAHFLEAKNELCGWWDQSGFAISAHGDAIPHLQALADAIRVPDLAIWLGGAGGNPFARDGLVIAMPSRVRAEDKAHMLASDQARNELKRDALATGIEQKIAERHATMKGSGFRSPYGFFALAPGRPLHDRIGLPNPIETRHNVMFFLNPHDQQGVNSGWFTVEELEAWLEGKGPALKSNWQRPDRRPTTAAAPAR, from the coding sequence ATGCAGCGCGCGATGAGCGTCGAAATCATCCAGGGCGAGAACGACCAGGTTGCCGGCTTCATCCTGATGCCGTCGGGCTGGGCCGAGCACGAAAGCGGAATTGACCGGCTCCTGAGATGGGCAGGCATCCGGCTGGTCTCGGATCCCGAAGGCATCGGCTCGCGCTCGGCGGAAGAAGTCCCTCTGTCGCTGGATTTCAACGTCACCGCCAAGGTGCGGCTCGCAGGATCGCGCAAGCATCATAAGGTCGCGGTGCTTCAGATTGGGCCTTCGACGATCTCGCCCCGCGCTCACTTCCTCGAGGCCAAGAACGAGCTCTGCGGCTGGTGGGACCAGTCAGGGTTCGCAATCTCGGCCCACGGTGACGCGATTCCTCATCTCCAGGCACTCGCCGATGCCATTCGCGTACCGGACCTCGCAATCTGGCTTGGCGGCGCCGGCGGCAATCCGTTTGCTCGTGATGGGCTTGTCATTGCGATGCCCAGCCGTGTCAGGGCCGAGGACAAGGCGCACATGCTCGCATCTGATCAAGCGAGAAATGAGCTCAAGCGGGATGCTCTCGCCACCGGGATCGAGCAAAAGATCGCCGAGCGTCACGCCACCATGAAGGGCTCAGGCTTCCGCTCGCCTTATGGGTTCTTCGCCCTCGCGCCGGGACGCCCGCTTCACGATCGCATCGGCCTCCCTAATCCGATCGAGACCCGGCACAACGTCATGTTCTTCCTGAACCCGCATGATCAGCAGGGCGTCAACTCCGGCTGGTTCACCGTCGAGGAACTCGAAGCCTGGCTGGAAGGGAAAGGCCCGGCGCTGAAGTCGAATTGGCAGCGACCTGATCGGCGTCCAACGACCGCCGCGGCGCCGGCGCGTTGA
- a CDS encoding conserved hypothetical protein (Evidence 4 : Unknown function but conserved in other organisms): MSKPSNDDRQTVRGNVLAGDEISIVRTGPIKLGADGTAHAEVILDQPVPISLSALMPDPQDRADLFKDLASILTLESDRFDDLVAAGGMDPAIAFVGADLAKSEFCGSAERPLDLRGWNFSGADMTGALFQDVIIDRSTKFDGAKLDGIVGDDADRVLAFVNAAAVLRTVRLVTTPIKLVDTGTEGSGDQRFLCQLLLDCTELSLWSGDEVEVVLSGTDGRRQELPAGIADYLTQEIDEDNLDDEKVLSFEGVEVLTPGDRPVLSASSCGGRRPSRELAESVIDAFLTETLGELDVPFELHEDGDESSAPGKCGWSFWIRSEDTTSYLHEGLGIEWYGTGYDPDDEHSDEPSP; encoded by the coding sequence GTGAGCAAGCCATCGAACGATGATCGGCAGACAGTCCGAGGGAACGTCCTCGCCGGAGACGAAATCTCCATCGTCAGAACGGGTCCGATCAAGCTCGGCGCTGACGGCACCGCCCATGCCGAGGTGATCCTGGATCAACCCGTTCCCATCTCGCTGTCGGCTTTGATGCCTGACCCGCAGGACCGAGCGGATCTCTTCAAGGATCTTGCCAGCATCCTGACGCTGGAGTCAGACCGCTTCGACGACCTGGTCGCGGCCGGAGGGATGGATCCAGCAATCGCTTTCGTCGGCGCCGATCTCGCCAAGAGCGAATTCTGCGGCTCGGCCGAGCGGCCGCTCGATCTGCGGGGCTGGAATTTCTCCGGGGCCGATATGACCGGGGCCCTCTTTCAGGACGTCATTATCGATCGATCGACGAAGTTCGACGGCGCGAAGCTCGATGGGATCGTTGGCGACGACGCGGATCGGGTCCTCGCATTCGTCAATGCAGCAGCGGTCCTTCGGACGGTTCGGTTGGTGACCACGCCGATCAAGCTGGTCGACACCGGAACCGAAGGCTCGGGCGATCAGCGCTTCCTCTGCCAGCTGCTGCTCGATTGCACTGAACTGTCCCTTTGGTCCGGAGATGAGGTCGAAGTCGTGCTGAGCGGCACCGATGGCCGTCGCCAGGAGCTTCCCGCCGGGATCGCCGACTATCTCACGCAGGAGATCGACGAAGACAACCTCGATGACGAGAAGGTTCTGTCTTTCGAAGGCGTCGAGGTTCTGACGCCGGGTGATCGGCCGGTGTTGTCGGCATCGTCCTGCGGCGGCCGGCGACCATCGCGAGAGCTCGCTGAATCCGTCATCGATGCCTTCCTCACGGAGACCCTCGGCGAGCTGGATGTGCCCTTCGAGCTCCATGAAGACGGTGATGAGAGCTCCGCCCCCGGCAAGTGCGGCTGGTCCTTCTGGATTCGGTCCGAGGACACCACCTCATACCTCCATGAGGGTCTCGGCATCGAGTGGTACGGCACGGGCTACGACCCCGATGACGAGCATTCGGATGAGCCCTCGCCCTGA
- a CDS encoding conserved exported hypothetical protein (Evidence 4 : Unknown function but conserved in other organisms), which translates to MARLVIASLFALGVGLGTAAHAGEALAPSVAAQLDKLPAEFAMSEAKRERLMIIQENMARQNAYERRYGYGGRYRDGYGGGYGYRRYGPPPPPYGYRRPYYDDRW; encoded by the coding sequence ATGGCTCGGTTGGTAATCGCTTCCCTTTTCGCTCTCGGTGTCGGTCTCGGCACCGCTGCTCACGCGGGCGAGGCCCTGGCGCCCTCCGTCGCCGCGCAGCTGGACAAGTTGCCGGCCGAGTTCGCGATGTCCGAAGCCAAGCGCGAGCGGCTGATGATCATCCAGGAGAACATGGCGCGCCAGAATGCCTACGAGCGCCGCTACGGCTATGGCGGCCGGTATCGCGATGGCTACGGTGGAGGCTATGGCTACCGCCGCTACGGGCCTCCTCCCCCGCCCTACGGCTACCGACGGCCTTATTACGACGATCGCTGGTAA
- a CDS encoding conserved hypothetical protein (Evidence 4 : Unknown function but conserved in other organisms) produces the protein MPFFHATFRKHLASIRRHGLGAEGHGANWPGCAAGVYLASHPAVCVSVMLEHYLAYGDPSSVPSEHLDEICVIVIDDSRVRSDRLLADPQTSRSDSFVYSGVVDISGLPVLGLEEALAG, from the coding sequence ATGCCGTTCTTCCACGCGACTTTTCGGAAGCACCTGGCCAGCATTCGTCGCCATGGTCTCGGAGCCGAAGGCCATGGCGCCAACTGGCCAGGCTGTGCCGCCGGCGTCTACCTGGCTTCGCACCCGGCTGTCTGTGTCTCGGTGATGCTGGAGCATTATCTCGCCTACGGCGACCCGAGTAGCGTCCCGTCGGAGCATCTCGACGAGATCTGCGTGATCGTCATCGACGACAGCCGGGTTCGCTCCGATCGCCTTCTCGCGGATCCCCAGACATCCCGCTCGGACAGCTTCGTCTACAGCGGGGTCGTAGACATCTCCGGCCTGCCAGTCCTCGGCCTTGAAGAAGCCTTGGCCGGTTAG
- a CDS encoding conserved hypothetical protein (Evidence 4 : Unknown function but conserved in other organisms) translates to MGWISKRFMRSRAKWGRPVSAEKRKAPLVAIAYVIRHREGLFDHDFVKLECGHEAIAYGQLKARCTRCAEGK, encoded by the coding sequence ATGGGTTGGATCTCGAAGCGGTTCATGCGCAGCCGGGCGAAATGGGGACGTCCCGTTTCAGCCGAGAAGCGGAAGGCGCCTCTGGTAGCGATCGCCTATGTCATCAGGCATCGGGAAGGTCTTTTCGACCACGATTTTGTTAAGCTCGAATGCGGGCACGAAGCGATCGCCTATGGCCAGCTCAAGGCGCGCTGCACGCGATGTGCGGAAGGCAAATGA
- a CDS encoding conserved hypothetical protein (Evidence 4 : Unknown function but conserved in other organisms): MQITFNDDGRGDIRVVTLADGRELARLVEAADGSVTLKMDDETAQGRLLPAQSAYPDLMAAQSFLIGVFDPDPNYRDDATPRPAVVPIAASILPRRARERSTWRGGPKRGTHFATALEITDFFEHRYGTSGLIEKLKLQSPAHLACYEAACEAAAKLREAQSVSRKNYAGARQEEMSYRGKGKRALDRAKALFEPIRVAARQADREAMPTAVSDVIGSTRDLEVALQLIEAKGFREIGAGHHAVVYGRGRIDTIRAGNGVDGFFRQLVAAAGPLAPFVGLHAPVVLDVLLTDDGGAVALVERLDPLPDEGDAPELDEVVEQAIAALRGIDRPSRELDERYPRFREYARTLRESLPTVDYRRENLMLRHGNLIANDPCGRGFLESELDTLRAIIPLLPFEPAPRAEKWWDETPRASLQP, encoded by the coding sequence TTGCAGATCACCTTCAACGACGACGGCCGCGGCGATATCCGCGTTGTGACCTTGGCCGATGGCCGCGAGCTCGCGCGCCTGGTCGAAGCGGCGGACGGAAGCGTGACGCTGAAGATGGATGACGAGACGGCGCAGGGCCGTTTGCTGCCCGCGCAATCCGCCTATCCTGACCTGATGGCTGCGCAGTCGTTTCTCATTGGCGTCTTCGATCCAGACCCGAACTATCGGGACGATGCAACCCCGAGGCCGGCCGTCGTTCCGATAGCAGCGTCGATACTGCCTCGACGTGCAAGAGAGCGGTCGACTTGGCGCGGCGGTCCCAAGCGCGGCACGCACTTTGCGACGGCGCTGGAGATCACCGACTTCTTCGAGCATCGCTACGGGACGTCGGGGCTCATTGAAAAGCTCAAGCTGCAGTCTCCAGCTCATTTGGCTTGCTACGAGGCTGCCTGTGAAGCCGCGGCGAAGCTGCGCGAGGCTCAGAGCGTGAGCCGCAAAAACTATGCGGGCGCGCGTCAGGAAGAGATGTCCTATCGCGGCAAAGGAAAGCGAGCGCTCGACCGGGCGAAGGCCCTGTTCGAGCCTATTCGCGTGGCGGCCCGGCAAGCCGATCGGGAGGCGATGCCCACAGCCGTCTCGGATGTCATCGGGAGCACGAGGGATCTTGAGGTCGCGCTGCAGCTGATCGAGGCAAAAGGCTTCCGCGAGATTGGTGCCGGCCATCATGCAGTCGTCTACGGACGCGGACGCATCGACACCATCAGGGCCGGAAACGGTGTCGACGGCTTTTTCCGCCAGCTGGTTGCAGCCGCTGGTCCGCTGGCCCCGTTCGTCGGTCTCCACGCTCCAGTTGTCCTCGACGTCCTGCTGACCGACGACGGTGGGGCGGTTGCCCTGGTGGAGCGGCTGGATCCTCTGCCTGATGAAGGCGATGCTCCCGAGCTCGACGAGGTCGTCGAGCAGGCGATCGCCGCGCTTCGCGGCATCGACCGGCCCAGCCGCGAGCTCGACGAGCGCTACCCTCGATTCCGGGAGTACGCGAGGACCCTTCGCGAGAGCCTGCCGACGGTCGATTATCGGCGTGAGAACCTGATGCTAAGGCACGGCAACCTCATCGCAAACGATCCGTGCGGCCGCGGCTTCCTCGAAAGCGAACTCGACACGCTGAGGGCGATCATCCCGCTGCTTCCGTTCGAGCCGGCGCCGCGCGCGGAGAAATGGTGGGACGAGACGCCTCGCGCTTCACTGCAGCCCTGA